One window of the Salvia miltiorrhiza cultivar Shanhuang (shh) chromosome 6, IMPLAD_Smil_shh, whole genome shotgun sequence genome contains the following:
- the LOC130990061 gene encoding uncharacterized protein LOC130990061, whose protein sequence is MTDESKRLLKEHCSSFSPVILGIIEPKKALRKIRQNFWTSVNLVPVHQNCRDPSCPNIWILAQPSVVTTVIFSSSQAVIVDCIWQNLCFRVAIIHGANEQTLRRDLWRDLLHFTSGNTVFIGDFNAVKGANERISTASPARSSCMEFCSFIDDTCFIESPTDGLRFTWSGRRFLPRHVESILDRALFSQSFADLWDSVTTSILPRVTSDHSPLVLRCNRFCYSGKRQFRFLNMWVLHPTFQETVRTSWQNAVSTSCPILLVMLKLKRLRSVIKNWNKEIFGNVDLRIAEFQRQLAITQGKISDTGYTDTLFDEEVSLQAELNIALTQKNNLLQQKSRATWLHDGDRNTSFFHRLTKFKKRRTSITRLRVNGVDTYDQHTIEQHVVEHFSALFSDDGSPHADPMEVEALIEHSVSEEQNHTLVCIPDESEIAAAVFGMDSNSAPGPDGFSGKFFHSCWETLKTDVVKAVQTFFSRSYLPTGCNSSTMILIPKKEAVASVADLRPIVLSNFLFKIISKILASRLSVVAATHVSANQFGFISGRNIHDCVMLSSEGFNCMQRTNRGYNMACKIDIKKAFDTIRWEFIVQVLRANGYHETFIRWISIIFQSARLSILFNGKISGYFACSRGVRQGDPLSPILFGIAEDVLSRLISSCVDSRHLVPMGFSRNAHFPTHLFYADDIILFCTATVRNARKIQDILTYYGSISGQICSQEKSNIYFGSKVPTERRRAIQRAMGFAIGNLPVIYLGVPIFIGRPRASYFMPIFDRIVQKFARWKGLQLSIAGRLCLVRSVIQSSIVHSMMVYRWPKSLLHSLDKKCRNFVWTGNIDERPKCSVSWGRVCAPKEEGGLGIKSFTLMNQSFLMKLAWKMIKGVDWAHKIMRSRYLTPFGYAKEQIANSSIWLGVKHEINNLVEDSYIYVNRGDSTYFWRDDWLGYKLVDKLSIPHFMHDYLQFSVQDYYYDGLWHFSASFVNKFPDIVADILLVPMGEEQDARFWKHSLKGEVSAALAFSSKCHRFPKVKWGKWIWEGYIPVRRSILCWRVLHERLPTMDILIRQGLTAPNGCPICYLEAESISHIMWSCSKVRPLWIALLSWFGKEDFLNSLDIHSFLVIAWNTHFSAQVLAIWKAAILTLMWKIWDARNATIFEDLQFSNQSILAFVKAFLKELDVNFQKLGTMDNTWSDYLITRELGVRGRVAPPPRMIEVHWWPPVDHWIKVNTDGSADGAPGNIAAGGVFRDNWASVRGCFHIKGGTGYAFEAELLAVITAINIAHDRGWHYLWIEADSMEGNQPADVMANGNRQEGWWPFAIDEIKLAVARDMSSQSHGAALVVDVLSRWFLPMTYVSVWNSLCEDSVLDRDFAALVNRWLGNDGGNAESWVQAKYGVWGCSDVSWSWGWSGSGALPCPGELGSGVKLVGLFWISTSSLGVGFWWDSAEAVIDELNLGSFISSFVLLTRYTGFTSLVFGARCLVSVFDLCLLSVVSLCWEAEQLRGDG, encoded by the exons ATGACGGACGAGTCCAAGCGTTTGCTCAAAGAGCATTGTAGTTCGTTTTCTCCTGTTATCTTGGGTATTATTGAACCTAAGAAAGCTCTTCGTAAAATTCGCCAAAACTTCTGGACTTCGGTGAATTTAGTCCCGGTGCACCAGAACTGTAGAGATCCTAGTTGCCCGAACATTTGGATCCTTGCTCAGCCTTCTGTTGTTACCACTGTCATCTTTTCTTCGTCTCAGGCGGTTATCGTTGATTGTATCTGGCAGAATCTTTGCTTTCGTGTTGCCATTATTCATGGGGCTAATGAACAAACTCTTAGACGTGATCTTTGGAGAGATTTGCTTCACTTTACTTCTGGTAACACCGTTTTTATTGGGGATTTTAATGCCGTGAAAGGTGCCAATGAAAGAATCAGCACTGCTTCTCCGGCCAGAAGCTCGTGTATGGAGTTTTGTTCCTTTATTGATGATACTTGCTTTATCGAGTCCCCTACTGACGGGTTGCGTTTTACTTGGTCGGGTCGTCGATTTCTTCCTCGTCATGTGGAATCCATTCTTGACAGAGCTCTGTTCTCTCAAAGCTTTGCTGATCTTTGGGACTCGGTCACCACTTCGATCCTTCCCCGGGTTACTTCTGACCACTCTCCTCTCGTTTTAAGATGCAATCGTTTTTGCTATTCTGGCAAACGTCAGTTCCGTTTCTTGAACATGTGGGTTCTGCATCCTACGTTCCAGGAGACGGTCCGTACTTCGTGGCAGAATGCCGTTAGCACTAGCTGCCCGATTCTTCTTGTGATGCTGAAGCTGAAGCGGCTTCGCTCTGTTATTAAGAACTGGAATAAGGAGATCTTTGGAAACGTTGATCTGAGGATTGCGGAGTTTCAGCGACAGTTAGCTATAACTCAGGGAAAGATCTCGGATACTGGCTATACCGATACTTTATTTGATGAGGAGGTAAGTTTACAGGCTGAGCTGAATATTGCGCTTACGCAGAAAAATAATCTCTTACAGCAGAAGAGCAGGGCTACCTGGTTACATGATGGGGACAGAAACACTTCTTTTTTCCACAGATTGACGAAGTTTAAAAAACGGAGAACGTCGATCACTCGGCTTCGTGTTAATGGTGTGGACACTTATGATCAACACACCATTGAACAGCATGTTGTCGAGCATTTTTCTGCTCTGTTTTCTGATGATGGCAGCCCGCACGCTGACCCTATGGAGGTGGAGGCGCTCATTGAGCATTCTGTTTCTGAGGAGCAGAATCATACTTTGGTCTGTATTCCTGATGAAAGTGAGATTGCGGCGGCGGTTTTTGGTATGGATTCCAACAGTGCTCCTGGCCCGGATGGCTTTTCGGGAAAGTTCTTTCATAGTTGTTGGGAGACTCTTAAGACGGATGTGGTTAAGGCGGTCCAGACTTTCTTCTCTAGATCCTATCTTCCCACTGGTTGCAATTCGAGCACTATGATTCTTATTCCTAAAAAGGAAGCTGTTGCTTCTGTGGCTGACCTTCGTCCCATTGTGCTCTCGAATTTCTTATTCAAAATCATTTCGAAGATTCTGGCTTCGAGGCTTAGTGTGGTGGCTGCCACTCATGTTTCTGCTAACCAATTTGGCTTTATTAGCGGGCGGAATATTCATGACTGCGTTATGCTCAGCTCTGAGGGGTTCAACTGTATGCAAAGGACAAATCGGGGATACAATATGGCCTGCAAAATTGATATCAAAAAAGCCTTTGACACTATTCGTTGGGAGTTCATTGTGCAAGTTCTGAGGGCGAACGGATATCATGAGACTTTCATCAGGTGGATTTCTATCATCTTTCAATCTGCCAGGCTTTCGATTTTGTTCAATGGCAAGATCAGTGGTTATTTTGCTTGCTCTCGTGGCGTCAGGCAAGGGGATCCTCTTTCGCCTATTCTTTTTGGAATTGCTGAAGATGTTTTAAGCCGTCTCATAAGCAGCTGTGTGGACTCTAGACATCTCGTTCCTATGGGATTCAGTAGGAATGCCCACTTCCCTACGCACCTGTTTTATGCGGATGATATCATTCTTTTCTGCACTGCCACTGTTCGGAATGCACGTAAGATTCAGGATATTTTGACCTATTATGGCTCCATCTCTGGGCAGATTTGCAGCCAGGAAAAGTCGAACATTTATTTTGGCTCCAAAGTTCCCACTGAGAGAAGACGGGCTATTCAGCGTGCCATGGGATTTGCTATTGGGAATCTGCCGGTGATCTATTTGGGCGTTCCTATTTTCATAGGACGTCCCCGTGCCTCTTATTTTATGCCCATCTTCGATCGTATTGTGCAGAAATTTGCCAGGTGGAAAGGTCTTCAGCTCTCCATTGCTGGTCGTCTTTGTCTTGTTCGCTCGGTGATCCAGAGTTCGATTGTGCATTCAATGATGGTTTATCGGTGGCCTAAATCTCTGCTGCATTCCTTGGATAAGAAGTGCAGGAACTTCGTCTGGACCGGGAACATTGATGAGCGACCTAAATGCTCGGTTAGTTGGGGGCGTGTGTGTGCGCCTAAGGAAGAGGGAGGACTTGGAATTAAATCGTTTACCTTAATGAATCAATCCTTCTTGATGAAGTTGGCTTGGAAGATGATTAAAGGTGTTGATTGGGCTCACAAGATCATGAGGTCTCGTTATCTTACTCCGTTCGGTTATGCCAAAGAACAAATTGCTAATTCTTCTATTTGGCTTGGTGTCAAGCACGAGATAAATAATTTGGTGGAGGACTCTTACATTTATGTTAACCGTGGAGATAGCACGTATTTTTGGCGGGATGACTGGCTCGGCTACAAACTTGTGGACAAGCTTTCTATTCCtcattttatgcatgattatcTCCAGTTTTCGGTGCAGGATTATTACTATGATGGTCTCTGGCACTTTTCTGCTTCTTTTGTCAACAAGTTCCCTGATATTGTGGCGGACATCTTGCTTGTCCCTATGGGAGAGGAACAAGACGCACGGTTCTGGAAACACTCGCTTAAGGGAGAGGTCTCGGCGGCTCTTGCTTTTTCTAGCAAATGTCACCGTTTTCCCAAAGTGAAATGGGGAAAGTGGATTTGGGAGGGCTACATTCCGGTCCGCCGTTCTATATTATGCTGGCGTGTTCTTCATGAGAGACTCCCCACCATGGACATTCTTATTCGGCAAGGTTTGACAGCTCCTAATGGCTGTCCTATTTGCTACTTGGAGGCGGAATCCATTTCGCATATCATGTGGAGTTGCTCCAAAGTCAGGCCTTTGTGGATTGCTTTGCTCTCTTGGTTCGGCAAAGAAGATTTTCTGAATTCGTTGGATATTCATTCTTTTTTGGTTATTGCTTGGAATACTCACTTTAGTGCGCAGGTTCTTGCGATCTGGAAAGCTGCCATTCTCACTCTCATGTGGAAGATTTGGGATGCCAGAAATGCGACGATTTTCGAAGACCTCCAGTTTAGCAACCAATCTATTCTTGCTTTTGTTAAAGCTTTCTTGAAAGAATTAGATGTCAATTTCCAAAAGCTTGGTACGATGGATAATACTTGGAGTGATTACTTAATCACTAGAGAGCTTGGGGTCAGAGGTCGGGTCGCACCTCCTCCTCGTATGATTgaggttcattggtggcctcctGTGGATCATTGGATTAAAGTAAATACTGATGGCTCGGCTGATGGGGCGCCTGGTAACATTGCCGCGGGTGGGGTTTTTCGTGACAATTGGGCTAGTGTTCGTGGTTGTTTTCATATTAAGGGAGGGACTGGCTATGCTTTTGAAGCGGAGCTTCTAGCGGTCATTACCGCTATCAACATTGCTCATGATCGTGGTTGGCATTACTTGTGGATTGAAGCGGATTCGAT GGAGGGTAATCAACCTGCGGATGTTATGGCAAATGGCAATAGGCAGGAGGGATGGTGGCCGTTTGCCATTGATGAGATCAAGCTTGCGGTTGCGCGCGATATGTCGtctcaaagtcat GGAGCAGCTTTGGTCGTTGATGTGCTCTCTCGCTGGTTTTTACCTATGACCTATGTCTCTGTTTGGAATAGCTTGTGTGAGGATTCTGTGCTTGATAGGGACTTCGCGGCTTTGGTGAACAGGTGGCTTGGGAATGACGGCGGTAACGCCGAGAGTTGGGTTCAGGCGAAGTATGGGGTTTGGGGCTGTTCTGATGTGAGCTGGAGTTGGGGTTGGAGTGGCAGTGGAGCTCTTCCGTGTCCGGGTGAGCTCGGCTCGGGGGTGAAACTGGTCGGACTCTTTTGGATCTCGACTTCCTCTCTTGGAGTCGGGTTTTGGTGGGATTCAGCGGAGGCCGTCATTGACGAGCTGAATCTCGGAAGTTTTATCTCCTCCTTTGTTTTGCTTACACGATACACCGGGTTTACGTCACTCGTCTTTGGTGCGCGCTGTTTGGTTTCCGTGTTTGATTTGTGTCTTTTGTCTGTTGTTTCTTTGTGTTGGGAAGCCGAGCaacttaggggtgatggttag
- the LOC130988038 gene encoding rosmarinate synthase-like, translating to MKINVKESTMVKPASETPSGSLWLSNLDIQIPGYYHSRSVYLYRSNDAANFFDAGLLKAALGRALVDFYPYAGRLDKADDGRLQINCNSEGALFVEAECDAAVDDLGDFAARAPDLPLAPKVDYSGEVSTWPLLLLQLTRFKCGSISLGVTADHHVADGTSGLHFVNTWADMARGVTAPAVPPVIDRRALSARQPPQPKFPHDEYQPPPQLITPLPNTETSHAVLKLTPDHLRAIKESCGGYSTYQAVTGHVWRCVCAARGLPADQPTRLKFSVNGRPRLQPPLPPGLFGNVNFYTTSTALCGELVSNPVGFAAGKVQAAVDQMNDEYLRSVIDYLEVKMPSILNTPARSENFVRCPNFDITSWVRLPFYEGDFGWGKPAYAGPAVAHYEGKSFLMLDPESQGSWLLQITLLKPHMDAFHKLFYDIPPSTKNITN from the exons aTGAAGATTAATGTGAAAGAATCGACGATGGTGAAGCCAGcgtcagaaactccaagtgggAGTCTGTGGCTGTCAAATTTGGACATACAAATACCTGGTTACTACCACAGCCGCTCCGTCTACTTGTACCGCTCCAACGACGCCGCCAACTTCTTCGATGCTGGCTTGCTGAAGGCGGCGCTTGGGCGGGCTCTGGTTGACTTCTACCCCTATGCAGGGAGGCTGGATAAGGCGGACGACGGGCGCCTCCAGATTAACTGCAACTCCGAGGGAGCGCTGTTCGTGGAGGCCGAGTGCGACGCCGCAGTCGATGACTTGGGTGATTTCGCGGCCCGGGCCCCGGACCTCCCTCTCGCCCCTAAAGTCGATTATTCCGGGGAGGTTTCCACCTGGCCACTTTTGCTGCTGCAG TTGACTCGGTTCAAATGCGGTAGCATTTCCTTGGGCGTTACAGCCGACCACCACGTTGCAGATGGGACCTCCGGCCTCCATTTCGTCAACACGTGGGCCGACATGGCCCGCGGCGTAACGGCTCCGGCCGTCCCCCCGGTCATTGACCGCCGCGCCCTCTCGGCGCGGCAGCCGCCGCAGCCCAAGTTCCCCCACGACGAATACCAGCCCCCGCCGCAGCTCATAACCCCTCTGCCCAACACCGAAACATCACACGCAGTACTCAAACTCACTCCCGACCACCTCCGCGCCATCAAGGAGAGCTGCGGCGGCTATTCCACGTACCAGGCGGTCACCGGCCACGTGTGGCGCTGCGTCTGCGCGGCCCGCGGCCTCCCTGCAGACCAACCAACGAGGCTGAAATTCTCGGTGAATGGGCGCCCGAGGCTGCAGCCGCCCCTGCCGCCGGGTTTATTCGGCAACGTGAACTTCTACACCACGTCGACCGCTCTGTGCGGCGAGCTGGTGTCGAACCCGGTGGGGTTCGCGGCGGGGAAAGTCCAGGCGGCGGTGGACCAAATGAACGACGAGTATTTGAGGTCGGTGATCGACTACTTGGAGGTGAAGATGCCGAGTATCCTCAACACCCCCGCCCGCAGCGAGAACTTCGTGAGGTGCCCTAATTTTGATATCACGAGCTGGGTGCGGCTGCCGTTTTACGAAGGGGATTTCGGGTGGGGGAAGCCGGCTTACGCCGGGCCGGCAGTGGCTCACTATGAAGGGAAGTCTTTTTTGATGCTGGATCCGGAGAGCCAAGGGAGTTGGCTGCTTCAGATCACGCTGCTCAAGCCGCATATGGACGCCTTTCACAAACTGTTTTATGATattcctccgtccaccaaaaatatcaCAAATTAA